The following proteins are co-located in the Arctopsyche grandis isolate Sample6627 chromosome 3, ASM5162203v2, whole genome shotgun sequence genome:
- the Stat92E gene encoding signal transducer and transcription activator Stat92E: MSLWAKAQQLPHESVQQIRAIYGEHFPIEVRHYLASWIEENMWSDVEVDNPQHEQYIAGLVGGLIQELEMKAASLNSEEMFLNKIKLMDAAKMFRQRYSTNPMNLYNYVRQCLTTEMKFVQGAGNAIAQSTAAAEMVQQMESLRQRTKESANELRLMEQEQEAFAINYHECTKLNAHLQHLATQPTNPQQKEIEVKLKHQKEKLEQVLNQKVTHLLQSRLSLIDKLKETIEALNTLQSKVLDDELIRWKREQQLAGNGAAFNANLDTIQEWCESLAEVIWSCRQQVREAERLRQRLALEPPGVPDLLPALGARATQLLSTLVTSTFVIEKQPPQVMKTNTRFTSTVRLLVGGKLNVHMTPPQVKVTIISENQANALLKNEKVGGGSGSKSGGEASGEILNNTGTMEYQQASRQLSVSFRNMQLKKIKRAEKKGTESVMDEKFSLLFQSQFNVGGGELVFQVWTLSLPVVVIVHGNQEPHAWATVTWDNAFAAPGRVPFAVPDKVPWALVAEALNVKFRSATGRSLTDDNLRFLGEKAFRSSTGDIGPGLLTWAQFCKEPLADRNFTFWEWFYAVMKLTREHLRGPWVDGVVLGFVRKKQAEEMLAQCSNGTFLLRFSDSELGGVTIAWVGDSGEVFMLQPFTSKDFAIRSLADRVSDLQHLVALYPDISKDTAFSKYYTPFQENQPTSSNGYVKPLLVTHVPGWGGPGSSYAGTPHHNASYMHSPDPARDSPSVHSSYTGAATPMSTHAGSVASNWNMSGAAGSGVGVEMDYSDISHHLDAFDDCQLDLQNFGCFPDIANNPVFGGITAQSNGADSPQHQGPN; encoded by the exons ATGTCGTTGTGGGCAAAGGCCCAGCAACTTCCACACGAAAGTGTTCAACAAATCAGAGCCATCTATGGCGAACATTTCCCTATCGAGGTTCGTCATTATTTGGCCTCATGGATAGAAGAAAATATGTGGTCTGATGTCGAAGTCGACAATCCACAGCATGAACAGTACATCGCCGGCTTGGTCGGTGGCCTAATCCAAGAGTTGGAGATGAAAGCTGCATCTCTTAACTCTGAGGAAATGTTTCTCAATAAAATTAAGCTCATGGATGCCGCCAAGATGTTTAGACAACGATATAG TACTAACCCAATGAACCTGTATAATTATGTAAGACAATGTTTGACTACGGAAATGAAATTCGTTCAAGGTGCTGGAAATGCAATAGCCCAATCTACGGCTGCGGCAGAG ATGGTACAGCAAATGGAGTCATTGCGACAACGCACAAAAGAATCTGCAAATGAATTACGGTTAATGGAACAAGAACAGGAAGCTTTTGCTATAAATTATCACGAATGCACAAAATTAAAtg ctCATCTTCAGCATTTAGCAACGCAACCTACAAATCCACAACAAAAAGAAATTGAAGTTAAATTAAAAcatcaaaaagaaaaattggaaCAAGTACTAAATCAAAAG GTAACGCACCTTTTACAATCCCGCTTATCTTTAATAGATAAGCTAAAGGAAACCATCGAAGCACTCAATACTTTACAAAGCAAGGTCCTTGACGATGAATTGATAAG atgGAAAAGAGAACAACAATTGGCAGGAAATGGAGCTGCTTTTAACGCTAATTTGGACACTATACAAGAATG GTGTGAATCTTTAGCTGAAGTAATTTGGTCGTGTAGACAACAAGTGCGTGAAGCTGAACGCTTACGTCAACGGCTCGCTCTGGAGCCTCCTGGCGTTCCAGATCTGTTGCCTGCTTTAGGTGCTCGAGCGACGCAATTGCTTTCCACATTGGTAACTTCTACATTTGTGATTGAAAAACAACCACCTCAAGTTATGAAAACTAACACTCG ATTTACTTCTACTGTGCGCCTTTTGGTTGGCGGCAAACTCAATGTTCACATGACACCCCCACAG GTTAAAGTTACAATTATATCTGAAAATCAAGCGAATGCGttgttgaaaaatgaaaaagttgGTGGAGGTAGTGGTAGTAAAAGTGGAGGGGAAGCTAGtggtgaaattttaaataacacaGGCACTATGGAATACCAGCAAGCATCACGTCAGCTTAGCGTCAGTTTCAG aAACATGCAACTTAAGAAGATTAAACGTGCTGAAAAAAAAGGAACCGAAAGCGTTATGGACGAAAAATTTTCGCTGTTGTTTCAAAGTCAGTTTAATGTAGGAGGTGGTGAGCTTGTATTCcag GTTTGGACACTTTCTTTGCCAGTCGTCGTTATTGTACATGGAAATCAAGAACCACACGCTTGGGCTACTGTAACTTGGGATAATGCATTTGCTGCACCTGGAAGGGTTCCATTTGCTGTACCAGACAag GTTCCTTGGGCACTTGTCGCAGAAGCTTTGAACGTAAAGTTTAGATCGGCCACTGGAAGATCCCTCACCGACGATAATCTCCGATTTTTAGGGGAAAAGGCATTTAG aTCTTCTACTGGTGATATAGGACCTGGACTACTTACATGGGCACAATTTTGCAAGGAACCTCTGGCTGATCGAAACTTTACATTTTGGGAATGGTTTTATGCCGTTATGAAATTAACACGTGAACATTTAAGAGGACCTTGGGTTGACGG aGTTGTACTAGGATTTGTGAGAAAGAAGCAAGCGGAAGAAATGCTTGCTCAGTGCAGCAATGGTACTTTCCTTTTGAGATTCTCTGATTCTGAATTAGGTGGAGTAACGATTGCATGGGTCGGAG ATTCAGGTGAAGTTTTCATGTTGCAACCATTCACATCAAAAGATTTTGCAATTAGGTCATTGGCAGATAGAGTTTCAGACTTGCAACATCTTGTCGCACTGTATCCTGATATTTCCAAGGACACCGCATTCTCAAAATACTACACACCTTTTCAAG AAAATCAACCTACATCAAGTAATGGTTATGTTAAACCATTACTCGTCACACACGTGCCAGGATGGGGTGGCCCCGGTAGTTCTTATGCAGGAACTCCTCACCATAACGCTTCCTATATGCATTCTCCGGATCCAGCTCGCGATTCTCCTAGTGTTCATAGCAG TTACACCGGTGCCGCAACTCCAATGTCTACGCACGCAGGTAGTGTAGCTTCTAACTGGAACATGAGCGGTGCTGCTGGCTCCGGAGTCGGTGTGGAGATGGATTATTCCGACATCAGTCACCATTTGGATGCGTTTGACGATTGCCAATTGGATCTGCAAAATTTCGGCTGCTTTCCAGATATTGCAAACAATCCCGTTTTCGGTGGGATCACCGCTCAGTCCAATGGGGCAGATTCACCACAACACCAGGGACCCAATTAA
- the LOC143923222 gene encoding uncharacterized protein LOC143923222 encodes MELVVAEPVADVSGVGVVRHEEWRRRGSGGLQHTQIEATHWSAPAHTYGKVVEGVSCVGADGRSVRARRQVEVLSARAPGLLQVLKATHTHSHSSSSTFHKNFDDLQLTINPLDVSSQKERLNIGRSGMLSGRRPPSKLRSSATIAESNGSTVSKLCHWFDVDSQHQLQSPGIVASNGSIRNGRVTEDKCASDDRRSSSSDNTDFNDTSNDFINPNKSEDSLYDSCPEKESVFKDESGQLEEWRRASKVRRSLQYPCKSARLGSSKPADLPENWGSVSRIKQELENCQKNSLFSRSMKMSYNEDSALESSIQNDTISEVNENDADSASFDNFLIKPSILKKKSFITVDTLNEVRGKLKSMAEQDSYLLSQTQQQELDDGIVAEDTKHEDEENSGSKVSPPSVRSYVFGMEAMLNSYNQNKSYSGGTNSLESRVSKLINGMSARNDDWHARRKSYGFEKVQNQKSSSHPLSSHEKNNMESSTDSGICRSTEVMNMFGNYSNSKSEIVDAKRANSNRSTVITLGNSERKETFETWLINNRKPVTLGSLNGLKKNETSTDLESKLKKCNIQSSNQISISILDNKEQLSKKLNGTDLISDNYNKPTLMTDSVSLVSRQSEDFALKRHTIAVDAFKNGDFPNDIFEKKNKRVEFCKTEVHFTADSGRVNIVETDGKPPSTNNFRRRRRSSGVAPIRDAEKSSLPVTHFGDSLIEKKETEIQNNVVEENNALKLNYAIITEIKSNSKQNDSCEISDAQTHSNGSNEDTSESEQIRGILKNKPIKPKPYHLGEDKTILSEINPTHHTNSLERNLWGVKLKPIQDKIETPLWCSSVTLKSDVFKDSEFNEDTTKESNDSSKSIYGQTEILQNENTLSSQFSHKTQNEVKGYSTKINFGNGDPIVETSYNLKKNKLNTNPTTTTQGFNGVSNKMVKIEPRESNTTKQSTVVSKYLNSSINSFKSSQINDELKAVQKIKNTMSLDRVTEVMKESCDESEGQSRSSTFADQITTPRSLMPTRGSARKLKEHELSYFGVKTTSENKKTDNHKSPTKEISTPRNKPNVKTFEDTRYLKTTKEKASVNQSFQKNESFFERHPIYENVSLVNKKSSNEVSTKNINSGESIIDELTKAADEILQALHDYSDDDSGKMCYTSDKNSQPLSTISETNTWNDRSKEHKEHKAVQTILGGTRKYNSLTTKTNGKIRTSSNSSLESLTKESKVASSRKKTTPTVEPSVEKPERPQRRKVSSGDAVKARRLQRASSRDALLQIQGSSSEDISGHLEVVRKKTVRRSKHNGDVVKRSDSKVLSDSHSNTRSIDRKRESSKSSKYVSSTVPEIRHKTAISTIMSLSDRHSNATKSKSSSSDRSRHKERVREGTISSLARDKVTVKEKSTRSADTSLDRESGQSKDKSHRRDKSREKYKSHESSDKLKRITEELGSDAEKRNKTIFDKKSSGTSAVSSSARVQRSSHSTRPSDRQGTSGRVTNVRTEYDKSLRLI; translated from the exons GTAGTGGAAGGTGTATCTTGCGTGGGTGCCGATGGTCGAAGTGTGAGGGCACGTCGTCAAGTAGAAGTGTTGAGTGCTCGAGCCCCTGGTCTTCTTCAAGTCCTCAAAGCAACGCACACACATTCACATTCAAGCTCATCAACTTTTCATAAAAACTTCGATGACTTGCAG TTGACTATCAATCCTTTGGATGTGAGTTCACAAAAAGAGAGGCTGAACATAGGAAGGAGCGGAATGTTGAGTGGTCGACGACCACCCTCGAAGCTTAGATCTTCGGCGACAATAGCGGAAAGCAATGGTTCTACGGTATCCAAACTGTGCCATTGGTTTGATGTTGATTCGCAACACCAGTTGCAGTCGCCGGGTATCGTTGCCAGCAACGGATCTATTAGGAACGGGAGGGTGACCGAGGACAAGTGTGCTTCGGACGATAGACGTTCGTCCAGCTCGGATAATACAGACTTTAACGACACGAGCAACGACTTTATTAATCCTAACAAATCTGAAGACAGCCTCTACGACAGTTGTCCGGAGAAGGAGAGCGTCTTCAAAGACGAGTCGGGTCAGTTGGAAGAATGGAGGAGAGCGTCGAAGGTTCGACGCTCCCTGCAGTATCCTTGCAAATCTGCAAGATTAGGGTCGAGTAAACCTGCGGATCTACCCGAAAATTGGGGTAGCGTAAGTAGAATCAAACAGGAGCTAGAGAATTGTCAAAAGAATTCATTATTTTCGAGAAGTATGAAGATGTCTTACAATGAAGATTCAGCGCTCGAAAGCAGCATACAGAATGATACAATAAGCGAAGTAAACGAAAACGATGCAGATTCCGCGTCTTTTGACAACTTTTTGATAAAGCCAAGCATTTTGAAGAAGAAATCTTTTATAACTGTGGATACATTGAACGAAGTCAGAGGAAAACTGAAGAGTATGGCTGAACAGGATAGCTACTTGCTATCTCAAACGCAGCAACAAGAGTTGGATGATGGTATAGTAGCTGAAGACACTAAACATGAAGATGAGGAGAACTCTGGAAGCAAAGTGTCACCTCCTAGCGTTCGTTCATATGTTTTTGGTATGGAAGCAATGCTCAATTCGTACAACCAAAATAAAAGCTATTCCGGCGGAACGAACAGTCTAGAATCGAGAGTGTCTAAACTTATAAACGGGATGTCGGCTCGTAATGATGACTGGCACGCCAGAAGAAAGTCTTATGGTTTTGAAAaagttcaaaatcaaaaaagttcAAGCCATCCGCTGTCGAGCCATGAAAAGAACAACATGGAATCTTCCACTGACAGTGGAATTTGTAGATCGACGGAAGTGATGAATATGTTTGGAAATTATTCCAATTCAAAGTCTGAAATTGTCGATGCGAAGAGAGCAAACTCGAACAGAAGCACAGTTATTACATTGGGTAACTCTGAAAGGAAAGAGACATTTGAAACTTGGCTGATAAACAACAGGAAACCTGTAACGCTCGGATCGCTTAACGGCTTAAAGAAAAATGAGACAAGCACAGACTTGGAATCGAAACTGAAAAAATGTAACATTCAATCTTCGAATCAAATATCAATAAGCATCCTCGATAATAAGGAGCAGTTATCCAAGAAACTAAATGGAACTGATCTCATTAGCGATAATTACAATAAACCAACTCTGATGACTGATAGTGTTTCGTTAGTTTCACGACAATCTGAAGATTTTGCGCTCAAGAGGCATACCATTGCTGTTGATGCTTTCAAAAACGGAGACTTCCCTAACGATATATTCGAGAAGAAAAATAAGAGAGTTGAATTTTGCAAGACTGAAGTGCATTTTACAGCAGATTCTGGTCGTGTCAATATTGTAGAAACTGATGGCAAACCTCCTTCGACAAACAATTTTAGAAGACGGCGAAGAAGCAGTGGAGTAGCTCCAATAAGAGATGCTGAAAAAAGTAGCTTGCCCGTGACCCATTTTGGAGATTCTTTAATAGAAAAGAAAGAAactgaaattcaaaataatgtaGTTGAGGAAAACAATGCCTTAAAATTAAACTACGCTATCATAACTGAGATAAAAAGCAATAGCAAGCAGAACGATAGTTGTGAAATATCAGATGCTCAAACACATTCGAATGGAAGCAACGAGGACACCTCTGAGAGTGAACAAATCCGGGGTATACTGAAGAACAAGCCGATAAAACCGAAACCTTACCATTTGGGTGAAGATAAAACGATATTGTCCGAGATAAACCCTACACATCACACTAACAGTTTGGAGAGGAATCTTTGGGGTGTAAAGTTGAAACCAATTCAAGACAAAATCGAAACGCCATTATGGTGTTCTTCCGTTACTTTGAAAAGTGATGTTTTCAAGGATTCCGAATTTAATGAAGACACTACAAAGGAGTCAAACGATAGTTCAAAATCTATCTATGGACAAActgaaatattacaaaatgaaaatacgttAAGTAGTCAGTTCAGTCATAAGACCCAGAATGAAGTCAAGGGCTATTCGACGAAAATTAACTTTGGCAATGGAGATCCCATCGTTGAAACATcttataatctaaaaaaaaacaagttaaATACTAATCCTACTACTACTACCCAAG GTTTCAATGGTGTTTCTAACAAGATGGTTAAGATTGAACCCCGTGAATCTAATACTACTAAACAGTCTACGGTGgtttccaaatatttgaattcgtCAATAAATTCTTTCAAATCCAGTCAAATCAACGATGAATTAAAAGCTGTTCAGAAAATAAAGAATACAATGAGTTTGGATCGGGTCACAGAAGTAATGAAAGAATCGTGCGACGAAAGCGAAGGTCAAAGCAGAAGTTCAACATTTGCCGATCAGATAACAACTCCAAGATCTCTGATGCCTACAAGGGGCTCAGCTAGAAAATTGAAAGAACATGAATTATCCTATTTCGGTGTTAAAACAACATCAGAAAACAAAAAGACAGACAATCACAAAAGTCCTACAAAAGAAATTAGCACACCAAGGAATAAACCGAATGTTAAAACTTTCGAGGATACACGCTATCTCAAAACGACCAAAGAAAAGGCATCAGTAAATCAAAGTTTTCAGAAAAATGAAAGTTTCTTCGAACGTCATCCTATATATGAAAATGTGTCGTtagttaataaaaaatcatcaaatgaaGTATCAACGAAAAACATAAATTCCGGCGAGTCCATTATAGATGAATTGACTAAAGCGGCTGATGAAATTTTGCAAGCTCTTCACGATTACTCGGATGATGATTCTGGAAAAATGTGTTATACAAGCGACAAAAACTCACAACCTCTATCAACAATATCAGAAACCAACACTTGGAACGACAGATCTAAAGAACATAAAGAACACAAAGCAGTTCAAACTATATTAGGAGGTACTCGCAAATACAATTCACTGACGACCAAAACCAATGGCAAAATTCGAACATCGTCAAATTCAAGTTTGGAAAGTTTGACTAAAGAATCAAAGGTAGCTAGTTCTAGGAAGAAGACCACACCGACAGTTGAACCCAGCGTTGAAAAGCCGGAGAGACCCCAACGAAGAAAAGTCTCATCTGGAGACGCAGTGAAAGCTAGACGATTACAAAGGGCTAGTAGTAGAGACGCACTATTGCAGATTCAAGGATCATCTTCAGAAGACATATCTGGTCATTTAGAAGTGGTAAGAAAGAAGACGGTTAGACGGTCGAAACACAACGGGGACGTGGTCAAGAGGAGTGATTCGAAAGTTCTTTCAGACTCTCACTCAAATACAAGAAGCATCGATCGCAAAAGAGAATCTTCTAAAAGCTCCaa GTATGTGTCGTCAACTGTACCTGAAATTCGCCATAAAACCGCCATTTCAACAATAATGAGTTTGAGTGACAGGCACTCGAATGCCACAAAGTCGAAGTCGAGTTCTAGTGACAGGAGTAGACACAAAGAAAGAGTGAGAGAGGGTACAATATCCTCATTAGCACGAGACAAGGTAACGGTGAAAGAAAAGTCGACGAGGAGTGCTGACACTTCTCTGGACAGGGAGAGCGGACAAAGTAAAGACAAAAGCCACAGAAGAGACAAGTCACGAGAGAAATACAAATCCCACGAAAGCAGCGATAAATTGAAAAGGATAACTGAAGAATTGGGGAGTGACGCagagaaaagaaacaaaacgaTATTTGACAAAAAGTCATCGG GTACATCAGCTGTCAGCAGTTCTGCTCGTGTTCAAAGGAGCAGTCACTCGACAAGACCATCCGATAGACAAGGAACCAGCGGAAGGGTGACCAACGTCCGGACGGA gtatgACAAAAGCTTGAGATTAATCTGA